The DNA sequence CGGGCCCTGACCCCTTCGAGTTTGACAGCGTCAACTCGCCATGGGAGCCCCTCAATGAGCTCGATGTCCAGGCCATCCACGCGGACGCATCCTCCCAGATCCTTGAGCTAATCGAGAAGGTGCGCCAGGACCGCCGCACCCGGTCCGCTCTGCTGCTTGGCCAGCCCGGTTCCGGTAAAACGCACCTTCTGGGGCGGATCAAGGCCCGGCTTCGCCAGCCAGCCCTGTTCGTCTACGTGACGCCCTTCGCAGACCCCGGCGCCGTACACCGGCACGTGCTCCGCCAGATTGTCGCGAGCCTCGACTACCCGCTGGGCCTGGCGGGGCCAGGCGGCGACGGTTCCACACAGCTTACCGCGGTGCTGGAGGCCATCGGCCGGCTCGACAGGGACCGCCTGTTCCGGCGCTATCCGGGCATCGACCCGGATGTGATCGAGGGACTCAGCCGGCTTCATGACGGCTCGCTGTGGAGGCTTGCGCGCAGCTGGCTTTCGGGGTCCGACCTGGACAGACCCGATCTGGACCGGCTCGGGGTCACCCACACTCTGTTCGGCGAGGAAGAGGCGCGCCACGCCATCATCTCGCTGGCTCATTTGCTCGCCGAATGGGGCCCGGTGGTACTGGCCTTCGACCAGGTGGAGTCTTTGGCCGGCGCCGCGGCGGAGCCGGGGTTCGTGATACTGGGGCGGAGCCTCGCGCAACTCCACGACGAAGCTCCCAACCTCCTGCTCGTCATCAGTTGCCTCGAATCCGTCTACTTCCAGCACGCGTCCCAGTGGCCACAGTCCACCATTGACCGGCTCGCCCGCCACCGCATCCCGCTCAAGCCGCTCTCCCCGGCGGAGATGCAGCAGCTTTGCCACGTGCGGATGCTGAGCCTCTATCAGGGGGAGCGCCCGCCCTGGCCCGGTTACCCGTTCACCCCCGAGTTCTTCGAGAGTGTCGCCGGCTTGAGCAAGCAGGCGGGGCCGCGGTTGGTCCTCCAGCACTGCAGGCAGGCGCTGCAGGAGATGCGCCGCGCCGGCCGGGCGGAGCTCATCAAGGCCGCTCATCCGTTGGAGCAAAAGGGGGTCGACCGGACCCAACTGGCGCGCGCCGACGTCCGGCGTGCCCTGCAAAGCCGCGTCAGCCGGTACCTCGCGTCCCCTCCGGCCACGCCCCCCGACGGGGCGGAACTCGCCCGAACGCTGCGCCTGCTCCTGGAGACCTACCAGCGGGCGGGGCGAGTGCTGGGTGGTTTCACCGTTCACGGCGTGACGTCCGAGCCGGGCCCCGTCCAGGGGCGGCCTGCGCTGTTCACCGCCGAACTGGAGCGAGACGGCCGCCCCGCCCGCGTTGGCGTGGCGGTCGTGGACACGGAAAACGGCCGCAGTTTCGCCGCTCAGATGGAGGCCCTCCTCCGGCGCGTCCGGGAGGGCCGCTGGCACCGGGCCATCGTGCTGCGGGACCACCGGCTCGAGGTGCCGCCGACCTGGAAGCGCGGCCTCGACCACCTCCGGGACCTCACCTCGGGTCTGGGCGCCTTTGTGGCGTGCGACACCGAGTCGCTGGCTTACTTCGAGGCCATCCGGTCGCTTCTCGCCGATGCCAGCTCGGGGGATGTGGTGTCGCTGGGGACTGCTCTGGCACCCGACG is a window from the Bacillota bacterium genome containing:
- a CDS encoding AAA family ATPase — encoded protein: MDAVSSLDYRILTGPDPFEFDSVNSPWEPLNELDVQAIHADASSQILELIEKVRQDRRTRSALLLGQPGSGKTHLLGRIKARLRQPALFVYVTPFADPGAVHRHVLRQIVASLDYPLGLAGPGGDGSTQLTAVLEAIGRLDRDRLFRRYPGIDPDVIEGLSRLHDGSLWRLARSWLSGSDLDRPDLDRLGVTHTLFGEEEARHAIISLAHLLAEWGPVVLAFDQVESLAGAAAEPGFVILGRSLAQLHDEAPNLLLVISCLESVYFQHASQWPQSTIDRLARHRIPLKPLSPAEMQQLCHVRMLSLYQGERPPWPGYPFTPEFFESVAGLSKQAGPRLVLQHCRQALQEMRRAGRAELIKAAHPLEQKGVDRTQLARADVRRALQSRVSRYLASPPATPPDGAELARTLRLLLETYQRAGRVLGGFTVHGVTSEPGPVQGRPALFTAELERDGRPARVGVAVVDTENGRSFAAQMEALLRRVREGRWHRAIVLRDHRLEVPPTWKRGLDHLRDLTSGLGAFVACDTESLAYFEAIRSLLADASSGDVVSLGTALAPDEVLAHLVDEDGPGRITAVDQMLEALRRLMESAAGATVAAVPGDPASPVTRMLREVLKERRVMAAAQAAEVLRTRGFSVDAAGVESAARSDPDRIRVYPTLDGGRVLVWRVRPAAREAPPPAL